One stretch of Patescibacteria group bacterium DNA includes these proteins:
- a CDS encoding orotidine 5'-phosphate decarboxylase, with protein MKRTAKPFLYVAMDFMEEDQMLYWAEKFALVEGNLGFKINDDYLNKYTAERAVNELKGFHRRIFADKKMFKGVRRMINSALELSTIGGVEFTNVFALVGQKMLSKVVNGVQGSGIDILALTILTHMDENYCQQMFCRSLSEAVRMFAQIAKDAECHGIILPGAYLKDVEDFDLIKVVPGIRPKQYQGGKANPQSQKVTHGQAVRDGADILIAGSPVFDTKNPVDSLKRILEEMDNNIGK; from the coding sequence ATGAAAAGAACAGCAAAGCCATTTTTATATGTAGCAATGGATTTTATGGAAGAAGACCAAATGCTTTACTGGGCAGAGAAATTCGCTCTGGTTGAGGGCAATTTGGGGTTCAAAATTAACGATGATTATCTGAACAAGTACACTGCTGAGCGAGCTGTTAATGAATTAAAAGGTTTTCATCGGCGAATTTTTGCCGATAAAAAAATGTTTAAAGGCGTTCGGCGAATGATCAACTCAGCATTAGAACTATCTACGATTGGTGGTGTTGAATTCACTAATGTATTTGCGCTTGTTGGCCAAAAGATGCTTAGTAAAGTCGTAAACGGTGTTCAGGGAAGCGGAATTGATATTTTGGCTTTGACCATACTTACGCATATGGACGAGAATTACTGTCAACAGATGTTTTGTCGTTCATTAAGTGAAGCTGTAAGAATGTTTGCTCAAATAGCCAAAGATGCTGAATGTCATGGAATCATTTTGCCTGGAGCTTACTTAAAAGATGTTGAAGATTTTGATCTTATTAAAGTTGTTCCAGGAATCAGGCCAAAGCAATATCAAGGCGGAAAGGCAAATCCGCAAAGCCAAAAAGTAACTCATGGACAAGCAGTAAGAGATGGCGCTGATATTCTTATTGCTGGTAGTCCTGTCTTTGATACAAAGAATCCTGTTGATTCACTGAAGCGGATTCTTGAAGAAATGGATAATAATATCGGTAAATAA
- a CDS encoding nucleotide exchange factor GrpE — protein sequence MSEEKKDKKEIQPDGGEKKDKYKHKDKYKNKYLRALADYQNLLKQAEKEKQEFVKYANANLIIEILPVLNNFKMAVKYIPEDQKDSQWIQGITHIQNQLLSVLSANGIEEIKTVGEKFDPEAHEAVENDVDKKEKEKYKKGIIIKEAIPGYKMHEKVIIPAKVIVNL from the coding sequence ATGAGCGAAGAAAAAAAAGATAAAAAAGAAATTCAGCCAGATGGCGGAGAAAAAAAAGACAAATATAAACATAAAGACAAATATAAAAATAAATATCTGAGAGCATTGGCGGATTATCAAAATTTGTTAAAGCAGGCAGAGAAAGAAAAACAAGAATTCGTGAAATACGCTAACGCGAATTTAATAATTGAAATTTTGCCGGTTTTGAATAATTTTAAAATGGCTGTAAAATATATTCCAGAAGACCAAAAAGACAGCCAATGGATTCAGGGAATAACGCATATTCAAAATCAGCTTTTATCAGTTTTGTCAGCGAACGGCATAGAAGAAATTAAAACAGTTGGGGAAAAATTTGATCCTGAAGCGCACGAAGCAGTTGAAAACGATGTTGATAAAAAAGAAAAAGAAAAATATAAAAAAGGAATTATAATTAAAGAAGCAATTCCAGGATACAAAATGCATGAAAAAGTTATAATTCCGGCAAAAGTGATTGTGAATTTATAA
- a CDS encoding Hsp20/alpha crystallin family protein, with product MRLIKWDPSMADEWGDLERVFSNFPSSFAQTKGFTPAIDVYQDKDNVIVETPLPGIDPEKVDVSIENDVLTIKGESEYKKEIDEKDYYRKEVRCGSFYRSVALPAHVLGDKADADYENGILKIKIPKAPESKPKTIKVKAKDKK from the coding sequence ATGAGACTTATAAAATGGGATCCTTCGATGGCAGATGAGTGGGGCGATTTAGAAAGGGTTTTTTCTAATTTCCCAAGCTCCTTTGCCCAAACAAAAGGATTTACTCCAGCAATAGATGTATATCAAGATAAAGATAATGTTATAGTTGAAACTCCGCTTCCAGGGATTGACCCTGAAAAGGTTGATGTTTCAATTGAAAATGATGTGTTGACAATTAAAGGCGAAAGCGAGTATAAAAAAGAAATTGATGAAAAAGATTATTATCGCAAAGAAGTCAGATGTGGAAGTTTTTACAGAAGCGTCGCTCTTCCGGCTCATGTTTTAGGCGATAAAGCAGACGCTGATTATGAGAATGGAATTTTAAAGATTAAGATTCCAAAAGCTCCAGAAAGCAAGCCAAAGACGATAAAAGTCAAGGCAAAGGATAAGAAATAG
- the dnaK gene encoding molecular chaperone DnaK, with the protein MPKILGIDLGTTNSAMAIIEGGSPRILENKEGNRTTPSVVAISKTNERLVGQVAKRQAVTNAENTIFSVKRLIGRNFEDEEITRDAKLMPYKIVKSGQGVKVKMGDKEHSPQEISAMILQKLKADAEEKTGEKITEAVITVPAYFNDSQRQATKDAGEIAGLTVKRIVNEPTAAALAYGFDKNKGEQVVVYDLGGGTFDVSVLDIGDDTVEVKATSGDTHLGGDDFDQRIIKWIIDEFKKENGIDLGNDQLALQRLKESAEKAKHELSTTTETEINQPFITTDESGPKHLVMKMTRAKLEEIVGDLVEKTLEPCKKALKDSKTKVEDIEQVILVGGMTRMPLVQQTVEKFFNKKPNITVNPDEVVALGAAVQAGVLQGDVKDVLLLDVTPLTLGIETLGGVATPLIEKNTTIPASKSQTFSTAADNQTSVEINVVQGERPMAQDNKNLGRFILSGIPPAPRGIPQVEVSFDIDANGILNVKAKEKATNKEQSITITASSGLSKDEIEKMKKEAESHAEEDNKKKESIEVKNNADGVVFQSEKTLKEMGDKATPEIKKEVEEKVEALKKVKDGDDIEVIKKAMEELSTSLQKIGAEMYKQQQQAQPEAKEANQTSGEKKEEPVEGEFEEAKKDEGKEGEKKEGDKKEEDKK; encoded by the coding sequence ATGCCAAAAATTTTAGGTATTGATCTTGGGACTACAAATTCCGCTATGGCGATTATTGAAGGCGGAAGCCCAAGAATTTTAGAAAACAAAGAAGGAAATCGCACAACACCGTCAGTTGTGGCGATTTCAAAAACAAATGAAAGATTAGTCGGACAGGTTGCTAAAAGGCAGGCTGTTACAAATGCTGAAAATACTATTTTTTCAGTAAAGCGTTTAATTGGACGTAATTTTGAAGACGAAGAAATTACACGCGACGCGAAATTAATGCCATATAAAATAGTTAAGTCAGGGCAAGGTGTAAAAGTAAAAATGGGCGATAAAGAACACAGCCCTCAGGAAATTTCAGCTATGATTTTGCAAAAATTAAAAGCTGACGCCGAAGAAAAAACAGGAGAAAAAATAACTGAAGCAGTGATTACTGTTCCAGCTTATTTTAATGATTCGCAAAGGCAGGCGACAAAAGACGCTGGCGAAATCGCTGGTTTAACCGTAAAAAGAATTGTTAACGAACCAACAGCCGCGGCATTAGCTTATGGGTTTGATAAAAATAAGGGAGAGCAGGTCGTTGTTTATGATTTAGGCGGAGGAACTTTTGATGTTTCTGTTTTAGATATTGGAGATGACACAGTAGAAGTAAAAGCAACAAGCGGAGACACGCATTTAGGCGGAGACGATTTTGACCAAAGAATTATTAAATGGATTATTGATGAATTTAAAAAAGAAAACGGAATTGATTTAGGAAACGATCAGCTTGCTTTGCAAAGATTAAAAGAATCTGCTGAAAAAGCAAAACACGAACTTTCAACAACAACTGAAACAGAAATCAACCAGCCGTTTATTACCACTGATGAATCAGGACCAAAACATTTGGTAATGAAAATGACAAGGGCAAAATTAGAGGAAATTGTCGGGGATTTAGTTGAAAAAACTTTAGAGCCGTGCAAGAAAGCGTTAAAAGATTCAAAAACGAAAGTAGAAGATATTGAGCAAGTAATTTTAGTGGGCGGAATGACAAGAATGCCTTTAGTCCAGCAGACTGTTGAAAAATTTTTTAATAAAAAGCCGAATATTACTGTTAATCCTGACGAAGTCGTGGCATTAGGCGCTGCTGTTCAAGCAGGGGTTTTACAAGGAGATGTTAAAGATGTTTTATTACTTGATGTGACGCCTTTAACTTTAGGAATTGAAACTTTAGGAGGAGTTGCTACTCCACTTATTGAAAAAAATACAACAATTCCGGCTTCAAAATCTCAAACATTTTCTACAGCCGCTGATAACCAGACTTCTGTTGAAATAAATGTTGTGCAAGGCGAACGGCCTATGGCGCAAGATAATAAAAATTTGGGAAGATTTATTTTATCTGGCATTCCGCCAGCTCCAAGAGGTATTCCGCAAGTTGAAGTAAGTTTTGATATTGACGCTAATGGAATTTTAAATGTAAAAGCAAAAGAAAAAGCAACAAATAAAGAGCAGTCAATCACAATTACCGCGTCATCAGGTCTTTCAAAAGATGAAATTGAAAAAATGAAAAAAGAAGCTGAGTCTCACGCTGAAGAAGACAACAAGAAAAAAGAATCTATTGAAGTTAAAAATAACGCTGATGGTGTTGTATTTCAGTCAGAAAAAACATTAAAAGAAATGGGAGATAAAGCAACTCCTGAAATTAAAAAAGAAGTTGAAGAAAAAGTGGAAGCATTAAAAAAAGTAAAAGACGGAGATGATATTGAAGTTATTAAAAAAGCAATGGAAGAATTATCAACTTCATTGCAAAAAATTGGAGCTGAAATGTATAAACAACAACAGCAAGCTCAGCCTGAAGCAAAAGAAGCTAATCAAACAAGCGGAGAAAAAAAAGAAGAACCGGTTGAAGGCGAATTTGAAGAGGCAAAAAAAGACGAGGGAAAAGAAGGGGAGAAAAAAGAAGGAGATAAAAAAGAAGAAGACAAAAAATAA
- a CDS encoding AAA family ATPase: MTVGKTHSGKTTFGYKIAKKLKQHCLLDSDILAEFLREYVPDLYKNDFVKNSNKISSGYNLKKKILTEIYKHALKTNIPIIITSANQTKKIRKEIYLLSKKEKRKFILVYFDLPEKILIRDYIRKMRIRDEELGKGWGQIVTPLFIDTIGGKQELNCANTEGIL, from the coding sequence ATTACAGTTGGTAAAACTCATTCTGGGAAAACTACATTCGGTTATAAGATAGCAAAAAAATTAAAACAGCATTGTTTGTTAGATTCTGATATTTTAGCTGAATTTTTGAGAGAGTATGTCCCAGATTTATATAAGAACGATTTTGTAAAAAATTCAAATAAAATATCGTCAGGATATAATCTTAAAAAGAAAATTTTAACAGAAATTTACAAGCATGCGCTTAAAACTAATATTCCTATTATTATAACAAGCGCTAACCAAACTAAAAAAATACGGAAAGAAATATATTTATTATCTAAAAAAGAAAAACGCAAATTTATTTTAGTTTATTTTGATTTACCAGAAAAAATTTTGATTAGAGATTATATTCGTAAAATGAGGATTAGGGATGAAGAGCTAGGTAAAGGGTGGGGACAAATTGTCACCCCACTTTTTATAGATACAATTGGCGGAAAGCAGGAATTAAATTGCGCCAATACTGAAGGAATTTTGTAG